From Spartinivicinus ruber, the proteins below share one genomic window:
- a CDS encoding efflux RND transporter permease subunit: MINKIIYWSLHNRFLILIATLFLIAAGLWSVRQTPIDAIPDLSDVQVIIKTSYPGQAPQVVEDQITYPLTTAMLAVPGAETVRGYSFFGDSYVYVIFDDDTDLYWARSRVLEYLNQVTASLPEAAKPSLGPDATGVGWTYMYALVDKTGNHDLAELTSLQNWFLKYELQTVPGVSEIATIGGMIKQYQVVVDPNKLRAYQIPLHLIRVAIQQANQETGASVVELAEAEYMVRSNGYLSNQQDLASVPLGLNVNGTPLLLKDVADIRLGPQMRRGIGELNGEGEAVGGVVVMRFGENAKSVIEGVKQKLKELAISLPEGVEVVTTYDRSLLIDRAVDNLYEKLIEEFLVVTIICAIFLFHFRSALVVVISLPVGILGAYVIMHLQGLNANIMSLGGIAIAIGAMVDGAIVMIENVHKHMEKTPFTDENRWDIIYRASKEVGAPLFFSLLIITLSFLPVFTLEAQEGKLFSPLAYTKTYAMAVAAGLAITLVPVLMGYFIRGKVVAEHKNPINRGLIAIYQPLLQGVLQFPKTTLLMTVIVLVAGLWPATKLGSEFMPPLDEGDLMYMPTTYPGVSIGKARELLQQTDKLIRTIPEVKTVYGKIGRADTATDPAPLTMIETVIQLKPRSEWRPGITTDTLKKEMDSLVQFPGLTNAWVMPIKTRIDMLATGIKTPVGIKVAGPQLVEIEKIGKQLEKVLKDVKGTASVYSERVAGGRYIKVDINRLKAARYGLNISDIQMVIRTAIGGMNITQTIEGLERYPVNIRYPQDYRNSLEQLKQLAIVTPRKERLALSDVANVFIEDGPPAIKSENARINGWTFVDIEGRDLGTYVAEAQQVVADKLTLPAGYSITWSGQYEYMERAKQRLMVVVPLTLVIIALLLYLNFRNLTEVLIIMGTVPFALIGGLWLMYLSGYAMSVAVGVGFIALAGVTVEIGVLMLVYLNQAWQQRLAENNQTLTLSELQQVVMEGAAQRVRPITMTVAAIIAGLVPIMYGSGTGSEVMQRIAGPMIGGMVSSVVLTLLVIPVIYFIWKSRGLSKAKR; the protein is encoded by the coding sequence ATGATTAATAAAATAATTTATTGGTCGCTACATAATCGGTTTTTGATTCTCATTGCGACGTTATTTTTAATTGCTGCTGGGCTTTGGTCGGTGCGGCAAACTCCCATTGATGCAATACCTGACTTGTCGGATGTTCAGGTGATTATTAAAACCAGCTATCCAGGCCAAGCCCCCCAGGTGGTAGAAGACCAAATTACTTACCCATTAACAACGGCTATGTTAGCTGTGCCGGGGGCTGAAACTGTAAGGGGGTATTCTTTTTTTGGTGATTCCTATGTCTATGTGATTTTTGACGACGATACCGATTTATATTGGGCACGCTCTAGAGTATTGGAATATTTAAATCAAGTAACCGCTAGTTTGCCTGAAGCCGCAAAACCCTCACTAGGGCCAGATGCTACAGGGGTTGGTTGGACCTATATGTATGCCTTGGTTGATAAAACCGGTAACCATGATTTAGCAGAGCTGACTAGCTTACAAAACTGGTTTTTAAAATATGAATTACAAACTGTACCTGGGGTGTCTGAAATAGCGACGATTGGCGGCATGATCAAGCAATATCAGGTGGTGGTTGACCCCAATAAATTAAGAGCCTATCAAATTCCATTGCACTTAATTCGAGTCGCTATTCAGCAAGCGAACCAAGAAACCGGTGCTTCGGTTGTCGAGTTAGCGGAAGCCGAATATATGGTGCGTTCTAATGGCTATTTAAGTAATCAACAGGATTTAGCCAGTGTGCCGTTAGGGTTAAATGTTAATGGTACCCCTTTATTGCTTAAAGATGTGGCGGATATCCGCTTAGGCCCACAAATGCGCCGTGGTATTGGTGAACTTAATGGTGAAGGTGAAGCGGTTGGTGGTGTAGTGGTAATGCGGTTTGGTGAGAATGCTAAATCGGTAATTGAAGGGGTGAAGCAAAAGCTTAAAGAGTTAGCAATTAGTTTGCCAGAGGGAGTGGAAGTGGTAACCACTTATGATCGTTCCCTATTAATTGATCGTGCGGTGGATAATTTATATGAAAAATTAATTGAAGAATTTTTAGTGGTGACAATTATTTGTGCCATTTTTCTATTTCATTTCCGCTCGGCATTAGTCGTTGTGATTAGTTTACCAGTGGGGATTTTAGGGGCTTATGTGATCATGCATTTACAGGGATTGAATGCCAATATTATGTCCCTGGGTGGTATTGCGATTGCGATTGGGGCCATGGTGGATGGTGCCATTGTCATGATTGAAAATGTTCATAAGCACATGGAAAAAACACCATTCACAGATGAGAATCGCTGGGATATTATTTACCGAGCCTCTAAAGAAGTAGGTGCACCATTATTCTTTTCGTTATTAATTATTACTCTGAGTTTCTTACCTGTTTTTACCTTGGAAGCCCAGGAAGGTAAATTATTTTCGCCACTGGCTTATACCAAAACCTATGCCATGGCGGTAGCGGCGGGATTGGCTATTACCTTAGTGCCAGTATTAATGGGTTATTTTATCCGCGGTAAAGTGGTTGCTGAGCATAAAAACCCGATAAACAGAGGCTTAATCGCCATTTACCAACCTTTGCTACAAGGCGTTTTGCAATTTCCTAAAACCACGCTCTTAATGACGGTGATTGTATTAGTGGCTGGTTTATGGCCTGCCACTAAATTAGGTAGTGAGTTTATGCCCCCACTGGATGAAGGGGATTTGATGTATATGCCGACGACCTACCCAGGGGTATCCATTGGTAAAGCCAGAGAATTATTGCAACAGACGGATAAACTCATTCGTACGATTCCTGAAGTAAAAACCGTTTACGGTAAAATTGGTCGGGCTGATACGGCTACTGACCCGGCACCATTAACCATGATAGAAACGGTCATCCAGCTAAAGCCACGCTCAGAGTGGCGGCCTGGTATAACCACCGATACGCTGAAAAAAGAAATGGATTCTTTAGTACAGTTTCCCGGATTAACCAATGCCTGGGTAATGCCGATTAAAACTCGTATCGATATGTTGGCCACCGGGATTAAAACGCCGGTAGGAATTAAAGTGGCTGGACCACAACTGGTGGAAATTGAAAAAATTGGTAAACAATTAGAAAAAGTACTTAAAGATGTTAAGGGTACAGCTTCGGTTTATTCAGAGCGAGTGGCCGGTGGTCGCTATATTAAAGTGGATATTAACCGGTTAAAAGCCGCCCGCTATGGCTTAAATATCAGTGATATCCAAATGGTGATTCGTACCGCGATAGGGGGGATGAATATAACCCAAACCATTGAAGGTTTAGAGCGTTACCCAGTTAATATTCGTTACCCACAGGATTATCGTAATTCTCTGGAGCAACTTAAACAACTCGCCATTGTTACCCCACGTAAAGAGCGGTTAGCGCTATCCGATGTGGCGAATGTGTTTATTGAAGATGGGCCTCCCGCGATTAAAAGTGAAAATGCCAGAATTAATGGCTGGACTTTTGTAGACATTGAAGGGCGTGACTTAGGCACTTATGTGGCTGAAGCACAACAAGTGGTAGCGGATAAACTCACTTTGCCTGCAGGTTACTCCATTACCTGGTCAGGTCAATATGAATACATGGAGCGGGCTAAACAACGATTAATGGTCGTGGTGCCATTAACCTTGGTTATTATTGCATTACTGTTGTATTTGAATTTCCGCAATTTAACTGAAGTGCTGATTATTATGGGCACCGTCCCCTTTGCCCTGATTGGTGGCTTGTGGTTGATGTATTTAAGTGGCTATGCCATGTCTGTTGCTGTGGGTGTTGGGTTTATTGCCTTAGCGGGAGTTACTGTTGAAATTGGCGTGTTGATGCTGGTTTATTTGAACCAAGCCTGGCAACAACGACTGGCAGAAAATAATCAAACCTTAACCTTATCTGAATTACAGCAAGTAGTTATGGAGGGAGCTGCACAACGGGTGCGGCCTATTACCATGACGGTTGCGGCTATTATTGCAGGCCTTGTGCCCATCATGTACGGCTCAGGTACTGGATCGGAAGTGATGCAACGAATAGCAGGCCCAATGATTGGCGGGATGGTGAGTTCTGTCGTATTAACTCTACTGGTAATACCCGTCATCTATTTTATATGGAAATCGCGAGGACTATCGAAAGCAAAAAGGTAA
- a CDS encoding cupredoxin domain-containing protein, whose protein sequence is MKKRNQLAIGVMVSVLSVSTWVNAGKGEPGHGHDEHKAQKTGHHDDGGHHREGHHASGMDHGSVTGSPGKADEVNRTVKVVAGDDMRFVFSPNQFKAGETVKFLITNTGKLAHEFSIGTQKEHKAHGKMMRENPGIVHAGGGNSITVEPGKTGELIWQFSKAANIQAACNIPGHYEAGMHKSIKITP, encoded by the coding sequence ATGAAAAAACGTAATCAATTAGCAATTGGTGTGATGGTAAGTGTCTTGAGTGTTAGTACTTGGGTGAATGCAGGTAAAGGCGAACCTGGGCATGGCCATGATGAACATAAAGCGCAAAAAACCGGTCATCACGATGATGGTGGTCATCATCGTGAAGGACATCATGCTAGTGGAATGGATCATGGTTCAGTTACAGGCAGCCCAGGTAAGGCTGATGAAGTGAATCGTACCGTTAAAGTAGTTGCTGGTGATGATATGCGATTTGTCTTTTCACCTAACCAATTTAAGGCGGGTGAAACAGTAAAATTTTTAATTACCAATACCGGTAAGTTGGCTCATGAGTTTTCCATTGGCACTCAGAAAGAGCATAAAGCTCATGGCAAAATGATGCGAGAAAACCCTGGCATTGTGCACGCAGGTGGTGGTAATTCCATTACAGTTGAACCTGGAAAAACGGGCGAATTAATCTGGCAGTTTTCTAAAGCAGCCAATATTCAAGCCGCTTGTAATATTCCTGGTCACTACGAAGCAGGCATGCATAAATCGATAAAAATTACCCCATAA
- a CDS encoding LysR family transcriptional regulator, which produces MIRSLDSLRAFLAVAHHNSFARAASQLNLSSSSVSRHIAELEKDMGVTLLTRSTRKVAMTAAGLSLFEQVSPLVASLDDLGNNLKEKSQQVSGNVSLSAPWWFSTDFIAPLLSELHQQHLELTINLDSDDQLLDPNEGKHDIYLRFGRLADSGLIAKEVAKNDYWLVAAPKYLEKHQPPNTPQDLFNHQLLTYRFTQPHSSWLFKHQKQRHRINLQHAWLQTNNSAAIYYCALNGGGIALLPEIGVAHAVSEGKLIRLLSSFSATPNRLDNSIYLIYSKDKIRIKRIKLVIDFLTNQLRHQLNTLTNG; this is translated from the coding sequence ATGATCCGTTCCCTTGACTCCCTACGGGCATTCCTAGCAGTTGCCCATCATAACAGCTTTGCTAGAGCCGCCTCCCAGTTGAACCTGTCTAGCTCCTCAGTTTCTCGCCATATTGCCGAGTTAGAAAAAGATATGGGAGTAACCTTGTTAACCCGCAGCACCCGTAAAGTAGCCATGACAGCAGCTGGTCTCAGCTTATTTGAGCAAGTATCACCTTTAGTGGCCTCACTTGATGATTTGGGGAATAACCTGAAAGAAAAAAGCCAGCAAGTCTCTGGTAATGTCAGCCTTTCTGCACCTTGGTGGTTTAGTACGGACTTTATTGCACCGCTTTTGTCTGAATTACACCAACAACATCTAGAGTTAACGATTAACCTGGATAGTGATGACCAGCTATTGGACCCTAACGAAGGAAAACATGATATATATTTGCGATTTGGTCGCTTAGCTGACTCTGGCCTTATTGCCAAAGAAGTTGCGAAAAATGACTACTGGCTGGTGGCAGCTCCCAAGTATCTGGAAAAACATCAGCCTCCCAATACTCCTCAAGATTTATTCAATCATCAATTATTAACTTATCGATTTACTCAACCACACTCTAGTTGGCTGTTTAAACACCAAAAACAACGACATCGAATCAACCTTCAACATGCTTGGCTACAAACCAATAATTCTGCAGCCATTTATTATTGCGCCTTAAATGGCGGAGGCATTGCGTTATTACCTGAAATAGGCGTTGCACACGCCGTGTCAGAAGGGAAATTGATTCGTTTATTAAGCAGCTTCTCAGCAACACCTAACCGTTTAGACAACAGTATCTATTTAATTTACTCCAAAGATAAAATCCGTATAAAACGCATCAAGTTGGTTATCGACTTTTTAACCAATCAGTTAAGGCATCAACTAAACACTCTGACTAACGGGTAA
- a CDS encoding NAD(P)H-dependent oxidoreductase yields the protein MQKVLIINGAEVRDIAPGRFNESMLTAAHRLLSASAEIKVTRVADQYQVVEEQSKILWADTIIFQFPVYWFSAPSSLKKYFDDVYAHGLFFGNAKRYGEGGFLTDKRYMLSTSWNAPIEAFSYTNGLFEHTSPDELLASVHFTQQYVGMRRLPSFAAFNVIAQPNFEYWEKSWQTHLKTNVLSFSS from the coding sequence ATGCAAAAAGTTCTCATTATCAATGGTGCGGAAGTGCGAGATATTGCACCAGGTAGATTTAACGAAAGTATGTTGACGGCGGCTCACAGATTGTTATCAGCCAGTGCTGAGATAAAAGTGACTCGGGTGGCAGATCAATATCAGGTAGTTGAGGAACAAAGTAAGATTTTATGGGCTGATACAATTATTTTTCAATTTCCTGTTTACTGGTTTAGTGCCCCATCGAGTTTAAAAAAATATTTTGATGATGTTTATGCTCACGGCTTGTTTTTTGGTAATGCCAAACGGTATGGTGAAGGAGGGTTTTTAACGGATAAGCGCTACATGTTGTCTACTAGCTGGAATGCGCCGATTGAAGCCTTTTCATACACTAACGGATTATTTGAGCATACTTCTCCTGACGAGTTATTAGCATCAGTACATTTTACTCAACAGTATGTAGGTATGCGTAGACTACCTAGTTTTGCAGCATTTAATGTTATTGCTCAGCCAAATTTTGAATATTGGGAAAAAAGTTGGCAGACACATCTTAAAACTAATGTATTAAGTTTCAGTAGTTAG
- a CDS encoding S8 family serine peptidase produces the protein MKLTIPKSVLSVMVLQISLSHTAQAASNHASFPYWITDDWFANYTTSDDLCAAVFKGRANGLGTANCDQQYPFVCKHKYNSNDLKITQRVDKWDRGHQACNDEFGDNYQFAIYADRDELNTVIGLQTNQWTWVNYFKTADDHRHRDPLDHRGETWTSRPFIYSHWATNEPNKDNGYCVVMGQGEYEGYWYADNCDNQHQVICRSNDRTQWRITKRAVSWADGDNACKTQYGSDFDFAIPSTNQEGIKVKHLAYKYTENGQVWLGLHSSRRQKRCIGPVSFWVCAGAAVFFGTVVHGYHAYTAETTFDAKAFKPKRPDHGQQYALPWYFSTTGLDQITDKIKIRSTVSVSVLDSGINFVKGLAGTEAFSKSYTTDGKTGPVKGSDEAKYIHGTAMAGVIASQDTVVNETRIVGIAPGVKIVNRRWTPNGTSTSLLTAVEDAISLQADERVQETIINISGGNTGTGNANEWNGLLQRLGAAGNALIVASVGNDALDIRTASPDKQIWPAAYKPKTKVHKDNDPVIRVAALAQYKPGETPQIYRGRSTGSRYGTGRVDIGAPGQNISILTPDGEVKPSNGTSEAAAIVSGVAALLKSCNPGATMKSIKQAILTNADKVASLEEKITEGRVLNVARTYNNFCPKKDEL, from the coding sequence ATGAAGTTAACAATACCAAAGTCTGTATTATCGGTAATGGTGCTACAGATATCATTAAGCCATACTGCTCAAGCAGCTAGTAATCATGCATCATTTCCTTATTGGATAACAGATGATTGGTTTGCCAATTATACAACCAGTGATGATCTATGCGCTGCTGTTTTTAAAGGTCGGGCAAATGGGTTAGGGACAGCCAACTGTGATCAGCAGTATCCTTTTGTCTGTAAGCATAAATACAACAGTAATGACTTGAAAATCACTCAACGTGTTGATAAATGGGATAGGGGGCATCAAGCTTGTAATGATGAGTTTGGCGATAATTATCAATTTGCGATTTACGCAGACCGTGATGAACTTAATACAGTAATTGGCCTTCAAACAAATCAATGGACTTGGGTCAATTATTTTAAAACCGCTGATGACCATCGGCATCGAGACCCTTTAGATCATCGGGGTGAAACCTGGACATCTCGCCCATTTATTTATAGCCATTGGGCAACTAATGAGCCTAACAAAGACAACGGATATTGTGTCGTAATGGGGCAAGGCGAGTACGAAGGTTATTGGTATGCAGATAATTGTGATAATCAACATCAAGTAATTTGTCGCTCCAATGATCGAACTCAATGGCGTATTACCAAACGTGCGGTTAGTTGGGCTGATGGCGATAACGCTTGTAAAACTCAATATGGCAGTGACTTTGATTTTGCCATCCCAAGCACTAATCAGGAAGGTATAAAAGTAAAACACTTAGCTTATAAATATACTGAGAATGGCCAGGTTTGGTTAGGCTTGCATTCATCTAGACGACAGAAGCGTTGTATTGGTCCGGTCAGTTTTTGGGTTTGTGCGGGTGCAGCGGTATTCTTTGGAACAGTCGTACATGGCTATCATGCTTATACTGCTGAAACCACATTTGATGCTAAGGCATTTAAGCCTAAACGTCCTGATCATGGGCAGCAATATGCTTTACCATGGTATTTTAGTACAACTGGTCTGGATCAAATTACCGATAAAATCAAAATTCGTTCAACCGTATCGGTGTCAGTATTAGATTCTGGAATCAACTTTGTTAAGGGGTTGGCAGGAACAGAAGCATTTTCGAAAAGTTATACAACCGATGGAAAAACTGGGCCAGTTAAAGGGAGTGATGAAGCAAAATATATACATGGTACTGCGATGGCTGGTGTGATTGCCTCTCAAGATACTGTTGTCAATGAAACCCGTATTGTGGGTATTGCGCCAGGGGTTAAAATTGTTAACCGTCGTTGGACGCCAAATGGAACCAGTACTTCGTTATTAACTGCAGTTGAGGATGCGATTAGTTTGCAAGCGGATGAAAGAGTACAGGAAACCATTATTAACATTTCGGGAGGTAATACGGGTACGGGTAATGCCAATGAGTGGAATGGGTTATTGCAGCGGCTGGGTGCAGCAGGTAATGCACTCATAGTTGCTTCAGTTGGAAATGATGCATTAGATATACGAACGGCATCGCCTGATAAACAAATTTGGCCTGCTGCCTATAAACCTAAAACAAAAGTCCATAAAGACAATGACCCAGTTATTCGAGTGGCTGCATTAGCTCAATATAAGCCTGGAGAAACACCACAGATTTATCGCGGCCGCTCAACAGGCAGTCGTTACGGCACTGGTCGTGTAGATATTGGTGCACCAGGGCAAAATATATCAATACTGACCCCAGATGGTGAAGTGAAACCTTCTAATGGTACATCTGAAGCCGCTGCGATTGTATCAGGTGTTGCTGCATTATTGAAATCATGTAACCCAGGGGCAACGATGAAGTCAATTAAACAAGCAATATTAACTAATGCAGATAAAGTCGCTAGTTTAGAAGAAAAGATAACTGAAGGAAGGGTATTAAATGTCGCACGGACTTATAATAACTTCTGCCCCAAAAAAGATGAGTTATAA